From Planktothrix serta PCC 8927:
ATTAAAAATTAAGCTTTATAAATTGTCCCATCGGGAAGTGTAGCCCCAGCTAAATTAACATTTGTTAAATTAACGCCCTGGAGGTTAGCACCGCGTAAACTTGCACCATAGAGGTTTGCCCCTTCTAAATTAGCCTCTGATAGATCAGCCTTCCAGAGATAAGCATTTTGCAAGTTAGCACCGCGTAAATCCGCTTTTCTCAAGGTAGCTAAATTCAAGTTCGCCCCCATCAGAGTCCCATGAGTTAAAATAGCAAAGGATAAATCGGCCCGGATTAACACCGCATCCGTCAGATTACTGCTGAGGAGGTCGGCTTCAACTAAATTGGCATCCTGTAACTTCGCCCTTTGTAAATTCCCTTGTTCTAACTGAGTTTGACTTAAATTAGCAGCCGTTAAATCAGCATCTTGTAAATTAATTCTGGTCATCAGTGCTTGGGAAAAATTCACCCCACTTAAGTCAAATCCCTGAAGATCAACTTCCGATAAATAGGCAGAACTCAGATTAATTCCTGTCATTTGGGTTTCTTTGAGAATGGCTCCACTCAGTTTAGCTTGACTCAAATTCGCCCAGTTTAAATTAGCGCGGGTTAAATTCGCACTGCGTAAATTCACACCACTTAGATTCGCACCACATAAATTAACGCCCTGCAAATTAGAAGCTCGGAGGTTAACCCCGCGTAAAATTGCCCCACTGAGTTTGACTCCACTCATCTGGGACTTAACTAAAAATGCCCCTTCTAGGTTGG
This genomic window contains:
- a CDS encoding pentapeptide repeat-containing protein, whose translation is MNAQELLNRYLAGERDFKNVNLIGAHLCHVNLVGIDLAGASLARANLTRALLHEVNFTNAFLYGSNLSFVKLGRGQLKDADLTKANLEGAFLVKSQMSGVKLSGAILRGVNLRASNLQGVNLCGANLSGVNLRSANLTRANLNWANLSQAKLSGAILKETQMTGINLSSAYLSEVDLQGFDLSGVNFSQALMTRINLQDADLTAANLSQTQLEQGNLQRAKLQDANLVEADLLSSNLTDAVLIRADLSFAILTHGTLMGANLNLATLRKADLRGANLQNAYLWKADLSEANLEGANLYGASLRGANLQGVNLTNVNLAGATLPDGTIYKA